One region of Mycolicibacterium lutetiense genomic DNA includes:
- a CDS encoding NAD-dependent succinate-semialdehyde dehydrogenase has product MSEYAVTDPATAKVVATYPTSTDAEIQAAIEAAAKTGRTWARTTTVAERAALIGKVAALHEQRREQLADVIVREMGKPRDQALGEVDFSAAIYQYYADNAEKFLADEEITLLDGEGTAVVKRGPVGVLLGIMPWNYPYYQVARFAGPNLIVGNTILLKHAPQCPESAELLQLIFLEAGLPQGAYVDIRATNDQVADIIADPRVAAVSLTGSERAGAAVAEIAGRNLKKCVLELGGSDPFIVLSTDDLDATVQAAVDGRMENTGQACNAAKRFIVAENLYDDFLSKFTEKMLAAADGIAPLSSELAAERLEQQVKTAVDQGAKLTSAGERRGAFYPPAVLTGVTEDNDAYRQELFGPVAVVYKAGSEDEAVAIANDTPFGLGSYVFTTDADQAARVADRIDAGMVFVNAVGAEGAELPFGGIKRSGFGRELGKYGMDEFVNKKLIRTVS; this is encoded by the coding sequence ATGAGCGAATACGCAGTCACCGATCCGGCCACCGCAAAGGTGGTCGCCACCTACCCGACTTCGACCGACGCCGAGATCCAGGCCGCGATCGAGGCTGCCGCCAAGACCGGACGCACCTGGGCGCGCACGACGACGGTCGCCGAGCGGGCCGCGCTCATCGGGAAGGTCGCCGCCCTGCACGAGCAGCGCCGCGAACAGCTCGCCGACGTGATCGTCCGTGAGATGGGCAAGCCGCGCGACCAGGCCCTGGGCGAGGTCGACTTCAGCGCCGCCATCTACCAGTACTACGCCGACAACGCGGAGAAGTTCCTCGCCGACGAGGAGATCACCCTGCTCGACGGCGAAGGCACCGCAGTGGTCAAGCGAGGCCCGGTCGGTGTGCTGCTCGGCATCATGCCGTGGAACTACCCCTACTACCAGGTTGCCCGCTTCGCGGGTCCAAACCTGATCGTGGGCAACACAATTCTGCTCAAGCATGCCCCGCAGTGCCCCGAATCCGCCGAGCTGCTGCAGCTGATCTTCCTCGAGGCCGGATTGCCGCAGGGCGCCTATGTCGACATCCGCGCCACCAACGACCAGGTTGCCGACATCATCGCCGACCCACGGGTGGCGGCGGTGTCGCTGACCGGTTCCGAACGGGCGGGTGCTGCGGTGGCCGAGATCGCCGGGCGCAACCTCAAGAAGTGTGTGTTGGAACTCGGTGGCTCCGACCCGTTCATCGTGCTGTCCACCGACGATCTCGACGCGACCGTGCAGGCCGCCGTCGACGGACGGATGGAGAACACCGGGCAGGCCTGCAACGCGGCCAAACGGTTCATCGTCGCCGAGAACCTCTACGACGACTTCCTGTCCAAGTTCACCGAGAAAATGCTGGCCGCCGCCGACGGGATCGCCCCGCTGTCTTCGGAATTGGCCGCCGAGAGGCTCGAGCAACAGGTCAAGACTGCCGTCGATCAGGGCGCCAAGCTGACGTCTGCCGGCGAACGCCGCGGTGCCTTCTACCCGCCGGCCGTGCTCACCGGAGTAACCGAGGACAACGACGCCTACCGTCAGGAGCTGTTCGGCCCGGTGGCCGTTGTGTACAAGGCGGGTTCGGAAGACGAGGCCGTCGCCATCGCCAACGACACCCCGTTCGGATTGGGTTCCTACGTCTTCACCACCGACGCGGATCAGGCTGCCCGGGTCGCCGATCGGATCGATGCGGGCATGGTGTTCGTCAACGCGGTCGGCGCCGAAGGGGCCGAGTTGCCGTTCGGCGGTATCAAGCGGTCCGGCTTTGGACGCGAGCTGGGCAAATACGGCATGGACGAGTTCGTGAACAAGAAGCTGATCCGTACGGTCAGCTGA
- a CDS encoding PHP domain-containing protein, whose translation MDPVTALRQIAYYKDRAREDPRRVMAYRNAADVVEALTEAQRERLGASNGWQSLPGVGPKTAKVIAQAWAGREPDTLVELRSAAQDLGGGEVRAAMRGDLHVHSNWSDGSAPIEEMMLAARDLGHEYCALTDHSPRLRVANGLSPDRLREQLDVIEEVRELVAPMRILTGIEVDILEDGSLDQEPELLERLDVVVASVHSKLAMDSAAMTRRMVKAVSNPYTDVLGHCTGRLVTGGRGVRPESTFDAEKVFTACLDHGTAVEINSRPERRDPPTRLLKLALDIGCVFSIDTDSHAPGQLEFLGYGAQRALDAEVPIDRIVNTWPAARLLEWAAG comes from the coding sequence ATGGATCCGGTGACCGCGCTGCGTCAGATCGCGTACTACAAGGACCGGGCCAGGGAAGACCCGCGACGGGTGATGGCCTATCGCAACGCCGCCGACGTCGTCGAGGCGCTGACCGAGGCGCAACGTGAACGCCTGGGCGCATCGAACGGTTGGCAGTCGTTGCCGGGGGTGGGGCCCAAGACCGCGAAGGTGATCGCGCAGGCCTGGGCGGGGCGTGAACCCGACACGCTCGTCGAATTACGTTCGGCGGCGCAGGATCTCGGCGGCGGTGAGGTGCGCGCCGCGATGCGGGGCGACCTGCACGTGCACTCCAACTGGTCGGACGGATCCGCTCCGATCGAGGAGATGATGCTCGCCGCGCGCGACCTGGGCCATGAGTACTGCGCGCTGACCGACCATTCCCCGCGGCTACGAGTGGCCAACGGGCTGTCCCCGGACCGGTTGCGTGAGCAGCTCGACGTCATCGAGGAGGTGCGCGAGCTGGTGGCGCCGATGCGCATCCTGACCGGAATCGAGGTCGACATCCTCGAAGACGGATCGCTGGACCAGGAACCCGAACTCCTGGAACGCCTCGACGTGGTGGTGGCCAGCGTGCACTCCAAATTGGCCATGGATTCGGCGGCCATGACCCGACGTATGGTCAAGGCCGTCTCGAATCCGTACACCGATGTCCTCGGGCACTGCACCGGACGGCTGGTCACCGGCGGCCGCGGTGTGCGGCCGGAGTCGACGTTCGATGCCGAGAAAGTGTTCACGGCCTGCCTCGACCACGGCACCGCCGTCGAGATCAATTCCCGCCCCGAGCGGCGCGATCCGCCGACCCGGCTGCTGAAGCTCGCGCTGGACATCGGCTGCGTCTTCAGCATCGACACCGATTCCCACGCGCCCGGCCAACTCGAGTTCCTCGGCTACGGAGCCCAGCGGGCCCTGGACGCGGAGGTGCCGATCGATCGGATCGTGAACACGTGGCCGGCCGCGCGGTTGTTGGAGTGGGCTGCCGGCTGA
- a CDS encoding YiaA/YiaB family inner membrane protein, which produces MIALNDSSKVTAAFSLQATIAFGVSFLGVLGGIFFLPIDTWQRMFLGMSVLFLVTSAFTLAKVIRDQQEATTVRVRLDEARMERLLAEHDPFASGT; this is translated from the coding sequence ATGATCGCACTCAACGACAGTTCGAAAGTCACCGCGGCATTCTCCCTTCAGGCCACCATCGCATTCGGGGTGAGTTTCCTCGGTGTGCTCGGCGGAATCTTCTTCCTACCGATCGATACCTGGCAACGGATGTTCCTGGGAATGTCGGTTCTGTTCCTCGTCACCAGCGCCTTCACCCTGGCGAAGGTGATTCGCGATCAGCAAGAGGCGACCACCGTCCGGGTTCGACTGGACGAGGCACGCATGGAAAGACTGCTTGCCGAGCATGATCCGTTCGCCTCGGGAACCTGA
- a CDS encoding TetR/AcrR family transcriptional regulator: MPADTAAVSLRERKRERTRTAIVDAALTLFAANGYDGTTVADIAAAADIAPRTFFSYFASKDDVLLPGADARVQAAIDAIAGRGPEDRPADVLLRALGSVIDGGHDFADEQGALQFRLVQTIPAIRGRALQYQLDAQREIAQHLQAAYADELDTVSAGAIVGAFVGAVTGAVQAMVDTGMPAGHEARALALRRATEIALRPWQRS; the protein is encoded by the coding sequence ATGCCCGCCGATACCGCTGCCGTCTCGCTACGCGAGCGCAAACGCGAGCGCACCCGTACCGCCATCGTCGACGCCGCGCTCACGCTGTTCGCCGCCAACGGATACGACGGCACAACGGTGGCCGATATCGCCGCGGCCGCCGACATCGCGCCACGCACGTTCTTCAGCTATTTCGCCAGCAAGGACGACGTGTTGTTGCCGGGTGCCGACGCCCGGGTGCAGGCCGCCATCGACGCCATCGCCGGGCGCGGCCCCGAGGATCGTCCGGCCGATGTGCTCCTGAGGGCCCTCGGCTCGGTGATCGACGGCGGCCACGACTTCGCCGACGAGCAGGGTGCGCTGCAGTTCCGGCTGGTTCAAACCATTCCGGCGATTCGGGGACGCGCACTGCAGTACCAGCTCGACGCCCAGCGGGAGATCGCGCAGCACCTGCAGGCGGCGTACGCGGACGAACTCGACACCGTCTCCGCGGGTGCCATCGTCGGGGCCTTCGTCGGCGCGGTGACCGGCGCCGTCCAGGCGATGGTCGACACCGGCATGCCCGCGGGCCACGAGGCCCGCGCCCTCGCCCTGCGGCGGGCCACCGAGATCGCGCTGCGGCCATGGCAGCGAAGTTGA
- a CDS encoding FAD-dependent oxidoreductase, producing the protein MRSVLIVGAGVAGSTAAYWLARLGMTVTVVERAGQDRSSGSPVDVRGPAYGVAGRMGVLPALRSAATRATGLSAVDRRGRRIGWAPMQLGNGIEIPRSDLAAIMADAGRDAAEYRYGDTVTSLDQGGAGVEVTFEQAAPQEFDLVVGADGLHSRVRELAFGTGFIEHLGMYVATIDLAEEADGDTVLMYNEPGRLAAVHPATGRGIAAFIFRHPGLPDHDHRDSSAHKDVVVDTYAGMGWRVPDLLRQLRAATDIYFDSVSRVRMDTWSCGRIVLLGDAASCVSLLGEGSSLAIAGAATLSECVAANRDDPVTALREYERRHRHLVMPRQRWMGPGSRVIVPATASGVLARNTALRVTGGIQRARKLTQCTRNSA; encoded by the coding sequence ATGAGGTCGGTGCTGATCGTGGGTGCGGGGGTGGCCGGCTCAACGGCGGCGTACTGGCTGGCGCGACTCGGAATGACGGTCACGGTCGTCGAGCGCGCCGGTCAGGACCGCTCCAGTGGTAGTCCGGTCGACGTGCGGGGTCCGGCGTATGGCGTCGCAGGCCGTATGGGAGTGCTGCCTGCGCTCAGGTCTGCGGCGACCCGGGCCACCGGGCTCAGCGCCGTAGACCGGCGCGGCCGGCGCATCGGGTGGGCGCCGATGCAACTGGGGAACGGAATCGAGATTCCCCGTAGCGATCTGGCCGCCATCATGGCCGACGCCGGGCGCGACGCCGCCGAATACCGGTACGGCGACACGGTCACCTCGCTGGACCAAGGCGGAGCCGGAGTCGAGGTCACCTTCGAGCAGGCCGCGCCACAGGAATTCGATCTGGTGGTGGGCGCCGACGGGTTACATTCGCGGGTAAGGGAATTGGCGTTCGGAACGGGCTTCATCGAGCACCTCGGCATGTACGTCGCCACGATCGATCTGGCCGAGGAGGCAGACGGCGACACCGTCCTGATGTACAACGAGCCCGGACGCCTGGCGGCGGTGCATCCGGCCACCGGGCGCGGCATCGCCGCGTTCATCTTCCGTCACCCTGGGCTGCCGGACCACGACCATCGCGACTCGTCGGCGCACAAGGACGTCGTCGTCGACACCTACGCCGGTATGGGGTGGCGGGTGCCTGACCTGCTGCGGCAGCTGCGGGCAGCCACCGACATCTACTTCGACTCGGTCAGTCGTGTCCGCATGGATACCTGGTCGTGTGGGCGCATCGTCCTGCTCGGTGACGCGGCCTCCTGCGTATCGCTGCTCGGGGAAGGATCGAGCTTGGCAATCGCCGGTGCGGCAACACTTTCCGAGTGTGTGGCGGCCAACCGGGATGACCCCGTGACGGCACTGCGCGAATACGAGCGTCGACACCGTCACCTCGTCATGCCGCGGCAGCGCTGGATGGGTCCGGGCTCCCGGGTGATCGTCCCGGCCACCGCTTCTGGTGTGCTGGCGCGCAATACCGCACTGCGGGTGACCGGCGGTATCCAACGAGCTCGTAAGCTCACGCAATGCACGCGGAACTCGGCATAG
- the dinB gene encoding DNA polymerase IV codes for MFVSDTQAAILHADLDSFYASVEQRDDPKLRGRPVIVGGGVVLAASYEAKAFGVRTAMSGGQARALCPQAIVVPPRMSAYSEASGHVFEVFHDTTPLVEPLSVDEAFLDVSGLGRVSGTPVEIARRLREQVSEQVGLPITVGIARTKFLAKVASQVAKPDGLLLVPPDRELAFLHPLPVRRLWGVGAKTADKLHAHGIETVADVAELPESALRPMVGGAMARQLYALSRNIDRRRVTTGVRRSSIGAQRALGRRGNTMSAAEVDVVVVNLVDRITRRMRGAGRTGRTVVLRLRFDDFGRATRSHTMPLATASTDAVLAAARTLVTVAAPLIAERGLTLIGFAVSNIDHQGSQQMELPFDSAPDPVAVDGAIDEVRQRFGNAMLTRGVLVGRDPGVEVPMLPY; via the coding sequence ATGTTCGTGTCCGATACGCAGGCGGCCATCCTGCACGCTGATCTCGATTCGTTCTACGCATCGGTCGAGCAGCGCGACGATCCGAAACTGCGCGGCCGCCCGGTGATCGTCGGCGGCGGCGTGGTGCTGGCAGCCAGCTACGAGGCCAAGGCGTTCGGGGTGCGTACGGCGATGAGCGGTGGCCAGGCTCGGGCGCTGTGCCCGCAGGCCATCGTGGTGCCGCCGCGGATGTCGGCGTATTCAGAGGCCAGCGGGCACGTGTTCGAGGTCTTCCACGACACCACGCCGCTGGTCGAGCCGCTGTCGGTGGACGAGGCGTTTCTCGACGTGTCCGGCCTGGGCCGGGTGTCGGGCACTCCGGTGGAGATCGCCCGCCGGCTACGCGAGCAGGTCAGCGAGCAGGTGGGCCTGCCCATCACCGTCGGCATCGCGCGTACCAAGTTCCTGGCCAAGGTGGCCAGCCAGGTGGCCAAACCGGACGGCCTGCTGCTGGTGCCGCCCGATCGCGAGCTGGCGTTCCTGCATCCGCTGCCGGTGCGCCGGCTGTGGGGTGTGGGCGCCAAGACGGCCGACAAACTCCATGCCCACGGGATCGAGACCGTCGCCGATGTGGCCGAGCTCCCCGAGTCGGCGCTGCGCCCCATGGTCGGCGGCGCGATGGCCCGGCAGTTGTATGCGTTGTCGCGCAACATCGATCGACGGCGGGTGACGACGGGCGTGCGGCGCAGTTCGATCGGAGCTCAACGTGCGCTCGGCCGGCGCGGCAACACCATGTCGGCCGCGGAGGTGGACGTCGTCGTGGTCAATCTCGTCGACCGCATCACCCGCCGCATGCGTGGGGCCGGGCGGACCGGGCGGACTGTCGTATTGCGCCTGCGCTTCGATGATTTCGGCCGGGCCACCCGGTCGCACACCATGCCCCTGGCCACCGCTTCGACTGACGCGGTCCTGGCCGCGGCCCGCACGCTGGTGACGGTCGCGGCGCCTTTGATCGCCGAACGCGGACTGACGCTGATCGGTTTCGCAGTCTCGAACATCGACCACCAGGGCAGCCAGCAGATGGAGCTGCCCTTTGACTCGGCACCAGATCCGGTGGCCGTCGACGGCGCGATCGACGAGGTGCGTCAGCGGTTCGGCAACGCCATGTTGACCCGTGGCGTGTTGGTGGGCCGTGACCCCGGCGTAGAGGTGCCGATGCTGCCGTACTAA
- a CDS encoding TetR/AcrR family transcriptional regulator, with protein sequence MTTSSTARAPRGRRAARPSGDDREAAILETARQLLETRKFADISVDDLAKGAGISRPTFYFYFPSKEAVVLSLLDPLIKRADTGFDSALEAMPTDPRRAIRRGIEIFFSSFGSDPATARAGTEALNSSPEFRTLWAGLMQKWIALTAALISAERQRGAAPETLPAMDLATSLNLMNERTMMAALGAEQPAVAYDKVVDTLAHIWLTSIYGEAR encoded by the coding sequence GTGACCACCTCCAGTACGGCGCGCGCCCCACGAGGTCGCCGCGCCGCCCGACCATCGGGCGACGACCGTGAGGCGGCCATCCTCGAAACGGCCCGACAGCTGCTGGAGACCAGGAAATTCGCCGACATATCGGTCGATGACCTGGCCAAAGGCGCCGGGATCTCCAGGCCGACGTTCTACTTCTACTTCCCCTCCAAGGAAGCGGTCGTGCTGTCACTGCTCGATCCGCTGATCAAGCGCGCGGACACCGGTTTCGACAGTGCACTGGAAGCGATGCCGACCGATCCCAGGCGCGCGATCCGCCGGGGCATCGAGATCTTCTTCAGTTCGTTCGGGTCAGATCCGGCCACCGCACGCGCGGGCACCGAGGCGCTCAACAGCAGCCCGGAGTTCCGCACGCTCTGGGCCGGGCTCATGCAGAAGTGGATCGCGCTTACCGCCGCGCTGATCAGCGCAGAACGTCAACGCGGCGCCGCCCCGGAAACCCTCCCCGCCATGGATCTCGCGACGTCGCTCAACCTGATGAACGAGCGGACCATGATGGCAGCGCTGGGCGCCGAACAACCCGCGGTCGCGTACGACAAGGTGGTCGACACCCTTGCCCACATCTGGCTGACCAGCATCTACGGCGAGGCCCGCTGA
- a CDS encoding flavin-containing monooxygenase: MTEHFDVVIVGAGISGISTAWHLQDRCPTKSYVLLERRENIGGTWDLFKYPGIRSDSDMFTLGFRFKPWESAKSIADGQSIWDYINEAADENGIRNHIRTGHRVVSVDWSDADNRWTIDVEADGEAKQITASFLSVCSGYYNYDEGYSPEFPGAENFKGQIIHPQHWPEDLDYTGKNVVVIGSGATAITLIPSLVDGGVGHVTMLQRSPTYVGSLPLVDPVAVKTNKYLPKNLAHFVNRWKQIGYSTGQYQVARHFPSIFKGFLRRMGTRRLPQGFDYDTHFSPSYAPWDERVCLAPNGDLFKAIRSGKAGVVTDTIDTFTETGIKLTSGEELQADIIVTATGLNMQLFGGAVAYRNGKPIDLTESMTYKGLMLSGVPNMAITFGYTNASWTLKADLVSEFICRVLNYMDANGFDRVEPQHPGGSVDELPFMDFTPGYFRRAMDTLPKSGSEAPWKLKQNYFFDMRTIRYGKVDEESLLFTKHRVAVEV; the protein is encoded by the coding sequence ATGACCGAACATTTCGATGTCGTGATCGTCGGCGCCGGCATCTCCGGCATCAGCACGGCCTGGCACCTGCAGGACCGCTGCCCGACCAAGAGCTACGTGCTACTGGAGCGCCGGGAGAACATCGGCGGCACCTGGGACCTGTTCAAGTACCCGGGCATCCGCTCCGACTCGGACATGTTCACCCTCGGGTTCCGGTTCAAGCCGTGGGAGTCGGCCAAGTCCATCGCCGACGGCCAGTCGATCTGGGACTACATCAACGAGGCCGCCGACGAGAACGGCATCAGGAACCACATCCGCACCGGCCACCGCGTCGTGTCGGTGGACTGGTCCGACGCCGACAACCGCTGGACCATCGATGTGGAGGCGGACGGCGAAGCCAAGCAGATCACCGCGTCGTTCCTGTCGGTGTGCAGCGGCTACTACAACTACGACGAGGGCTACTCGCCCGAGTTCCCCGGGGCCGAGAACTTCAAGGGCCAGATCATCCACCCGCAGCACTGGCCCGAGGACCTCGACTACACGGGCAAGAATGTCGTGGTGATCGGTTCCGGTGCCACCGCCATCACGCTGATCCCGTCGCTGGTCGACGGCGGCGTCGGGCACGTCACGATGCTGCAGCGGTCACCCACCTACGTCGGATCCCTGCCGCTGGTCGATCCGGTGGCCGTGAAGACCAACAAGTACCTGCCGAAGAACCTGGCGCACTTCGTCAATCGGTGGAAGCAGATCGGTTACAGCACCGGCCAGTACCAGGTCGCGCGCCACTTCCCGTCGATCTTCAAGGGCTTCCTGCGCAGGATGGGAACCCGCCGCCTGCCACAGGGCTTCGACTACGACACGCACTTCAGCCCCAGCTACGCCCCGTGGGACGAGCGAGTCTGCCTGGCCCCCAACGGGGACCTGTTCAAGGCCATCCGCTCGGGCAAGGCCGGCGTCGTCACCGACACCATCGACACCTTCACCGAAACCGGCATCAAGCTGACCTCCGGTGAGGAACTGCAGGCCGACATCATCGTCACTGCGACCGGTTTGAACATGCAGTTGTTCGGTGGCGCGGTCGCGTACCGCAACGGCAAGCCGATCGACCTGACCGAGTCCATGACCTACAAGGGCCTCATGCTCTCCGGCGTGCCGAACATGGCCATCACCTTCGGGTACACCAACGCGTCCTGGACCCTCAAGGCCGACCTGGTGTCCGAGTTCATCTGCCGCGTGCTGAACTACATGGACGCCAACGGTTTTGACCGCGTCGAGCCGCAGCACCCCGGTGGCAGTGTCGACGAACTGCCGTTCATGGACTTCACCCCGGGCTACTTCCGGCGGGCCATGGACACCCTGCCGAAATCGGGGTCGGAAGCGCCGTGGAAGCTCAAGCAGAATTACTTCTTCGACATGCGGACCATCCGATACGGCAAGGTCGACGAAGAGTCGCTGCTGTTCACCAAACACCGTGTGGCCGTAGAGGTTTAA
- a CDS encoding IS4 family transposase, producing the protein MPRAGWRKPESDRRLSDLVSVGVLTRVFPPALVDEVIAASGRTQVRHRALPARVMAYFAIGMGLYSDGSYEDVLSQLTDGLAWASGWREQYQLPSKSAIFQARERLGSAPLAQLFARVAAPVGRPNTPGVWLAGRRLVAIDGTCLDVADTPVNEEFFGRPGVNKGEKSAFPQARLLAAAECGTHAIFAATIGAYRDSETTLIENLLTALTPGMLVLADRGFFSYALWRNVSRTGSDLLWRVSTGRNGPSPVHVENLPDGSWLAHLRADKDRHSEPMLARIIDYTLEDGRENPTVYRLVTTMLDPVEAPALDLAAAYAQRWEIESVFDELKTHQRGSKVVLRSKSPDLVLQEIWGYLCCHYAIRSLMTQAADHAGRDPDRLSFTAALRIVRQSVAQQGAFSP; encoded by the coding sequence ATGCCTCGTGCGGGTTGGCGTAAGCCGGAGTCGGATCGTCGGTTGTCGGACTTGGTGTCGGTGGGCGTGCTGACACGGGTGTTCCCGCCGGCGTTGGTTGATGAGGTGATCGCTGCCTCGGGTCGGACTCAGGTGCGTCATCGTGCGTTACCTGCGCGGGTGATGGCCTACTTCGCGATCGGGATGGGCCTGTACTCCGATGGTTCCTATGAAGATGTGTTGTCGCAGTTGACTGATGGTTTGGCGTGGGCTTCTGGGTGGCGTGAGCAGTATCAGTTGCCCAGCAAGTCGGCGATTTTCCAGGCTCGGGAGCGGCTGGGATCTGCACCGTTGGCGCAGTTGTTCGCGCGGGTGGCTGCTCCGGTGGGCAGGCCGAACACGCCGGGGGTATGGCTGGCGGGGCGGCGGTTGGTCGCGATCGACGGGACGTGCCTGGATGTGGCGGACACGCCGGTCAACGAGGAGTTCTTCGGCCGGCCGGGAGTGAACAAGGGTGAGAAGTCGGCGTTCCCGCAGGCGCGGTTGTTGGCGGCCGCCGAGTGCGGCACACATGCGATCTTCGCCGCCACGATTGGCGCCTACCGAGACTCAGAAACCACCTTGATCGAGAACCTGCTCACGGCCTTGACTCCAGGCATGTTGGTGTTGGCCGATCGTGGATTCTTCTCATATGCGTTGTGGCGTAACGTTTCTAGAACCGGGTCAGATCTGTTGTGGCGGGTGAGCACCGGCAGGAACGGCCCCTCTCCGGTGCATGTCGAAAACCTGCCTGACGGTTCCTGGCTGGCGCATCTGCGCGCTGACAAGGACCGGCACAGCGAGCCGATGCTGGCCCGGATCATCGACTACACCCTCGAGGACGGCCGTGAGAATCCCACCGTCTACCGGCTGGTGACCACGATGCTCGACCCGGTCGAAGCGCCTGCGCTGGATCTCGCCGCCGCCTATGCCCAGAGGTGGGAAATTGAGAGCGTCTTCGACGAACTCAAGACCCACCAGCGCGGATCGAAAGTGGTGTTGCGCTCGAAATCCCCGGACCTAGTGCTCCAGGAAATCTGGGGATACCTGTGCTGCCACTACGCGATTCGCTCCCTCATGACCCAAGCCGCCGACCATGCCGGGCGCGATCCTGACCGCCTCAGCTTCACCGCTGCGCTACGCATCGTGCGCCAGTCCGTCGCCCAGCAGGGTGCTTTTTCCCCCTAA
- the rraA gene encoding ribonuclease E activity regulator RraA — MSIEPRATADLVDEIYPDVRSCDLQLQNYGGKTMFAGPITTVRCFQDNALLKSILSTPGNGGVLVVDGNGSLHTALVGDIIAGLAADNDWSGVIVHGAVRDAAALRTIDVGIKALGTNPRKGTKTGEGERNVPVEFGGVTFVPGEIAYADEDGIVVVPAP, encoded by the coding sequence GTGAGTATCGAACCGCGCGCCACCGCTGATCTGGTCGACGAGATCTACCCGGACGTCCGTAGCTGTGATCTGCAGTTGCAGAACTACGGCGGCAAGACGATGTTCGCCGGGCCGATCACCACGGTGCGCTGCTTCCAGGACAACGCGCTGCTGAAGTCGATCCTGTCCACCCCGGGTAACGGCGGGGTGCTGGTGGTCGACGGCAACGGCTCGCTGCACACCGCGCTGGTCGGCGACATCATCGCCGGGTTGGCCGCCGACAACGATTGGTCCGGGGTGATCGTGCACGGTGCGGTACGCGATGCCGCCGCGCTGCGCACCATCGACGTCGGGATCAAGGCGCTGGGCACCAATCCGCGCAAGGGCACCAAGACCGGCGAGGGTGAGCGCAACGTACCCGTGGAGTTCGGCGGGGTGACCTTCGTCCCCGGCGAGATCGCGTACGCCGACGAGGACGGCATCGTGGTCGTCCCCGCTCCCTAG
- a CDS encoding CopD family protein, with protein sequence MAVRGGRRGADRRRSLVGGPASTVTGALVRALADCAAIVTLGLAAVPLLESDRYRAELSRRAAGPLGLVATIWLLAEVVRLTVEAAQTAGVGFWQVGVRTLTDFGLHTTVGRSGLVGIAAALIVAGAAILAPRGATTTVATVGLAAVGMAARTLAGHLSESPVGGIAVAVHALAAAVWCGVLAALVLTVTHRGQWARVLPRFSQLSLSCVGVLLVAGVAGAAIKLTSPAELWATGYGRILAAKVAVTVVLLVLAWRNRSQWLPAARAHRSSAALSQNRSLTELGMMAVAVTLAAALAVTG encoded by the coding sequence GTGGCCGTTCGTGGTGGTCGCCGTGGTGCTGATCGGCGGCGGAGCCTGGTGGGCGGTCCGGCGTCAACGGTGACCGGAGCACTGGTCCGGGCGCTGGCCGACTGCGCCGCCATCGTCACCCTTGGGCTGGCCGCGGTGCCACTGCTCGAGTCCGACCGCTACCGCGCCGAGTTGAGCCGCCGGGCCGCGGGCCCGCTCGGGTTGGTCGCAACGATCTGGCTGCTGGCCGAGGTCGTGCGACTCACGGTGGAGGCGGCGCAGACCGCGGGCGTCGGGTTCTGGCAGGTCGGCGTGCGCACCCTGACTGACTTCGGCCTCCATACGACTGTGGGCCGTTCGGGGCTGGTTGGTATCGCGGCCGCGTTGATCGTCGCCGGCGCGGCAATCCTGGCCCCGCGGGGTGCGACCACGACGGTCGCGACGGTCGGTCTCGCCGCGGTCGGTATGGCGGCCAGGACGCTGGCCGGGCATCTCTCGGAGAGCCCGGTCGGGGGTATCGCCGTGGCGGTGCACGCACTGGCCGCCGCGGTGTGGTGCGGGGTGCTGGCCGCGCTGGTGCTCACGGTGACGCACCGGGGTCAGTGGGCCAGGGTTTTGCCCAGGTTCTCGCAGTTGTCACTGTCGTGTGTGGGGGTGCTGCTGGTCGCCGGCGTGGCCGGGGCTGCGATCAAGTTGACCTCGCCCGCTGAGTTGTGGGCCACCGGCTATGGCCGGATCTTGGCAGCGAAAGTGGCCGTGACCGTGGTCCTGTTGGTGCTGGCCTGGCGAAACCGGTCACAGTGGCTGCCTGCGGCGCGGGCGCACCGCAGCAGCGCCGCGTTGTCGCAGAACCGGTCGTTGACGGAGTTGGGCATGATGGCTGTGGCGGTCACGCTCGCCGCGGCCCTGGCCGTCACGGGTTGA